In Halobaculum rubrum, the following are encoded in one genomic region:
- a CDS encoding AAA domain-containing protein, whose translation MNVRGPLLEVGEVRQVSTRYGERDLAELTVKADRGAGDSVTVTLWGKWTHTAEHAEEGMELLVTDAERDDYGDREGYTTSSESYVVLEPDFLVDVTDIRSWVQCPRMYYLNKLSGIPLNYPVVKGTVVHEVFGDLLRGVDLEESIDDRVAEAGLELGLLGMEREEVVDEVRRNAAAIEGWLNQGTLATDGVASVGDATGSAGGEHASADGDDAANASLSEWDGGPDESEWRSEYTLISPTFGIKGRADALRRGQPVELKTGKNTNREPRFQDKIQAACYALLLRERGVDADTGTLLYTKNTALDRGEESGDLSPAKEFSVGKGLLEFVVRQRNEIAATEFDMSVPTGYEADAKCEYCFEQDTCMVVSGRLDQESKAGQIGTALPEAEREYFEQTYRALEEERRETHAEYRKLWEQTAGERAADDRALIDLEPVSEEPIGDGRWRLTARKDSDAVSKLREGDVALASDGDPASGHSELGRITKLSDEVVVETDEPVELHRLDVYPSELSVSRMHTAVHDFVLKGDADRKDVLFGRREPAFADRSSTGKPFIDNNDAQNAAVERAVDAEDFALVHGPPGTGKTYTIARIVQALVERGDRVLLSAFTNRAVDNAVEALQEQGFGDVLRVGTETGVRGDMQDLRLVTRGEPNDRAATLNSAPVVAATTSSCGSRTMREQAFDVAIVDEASQLTEPGTLAATNRADRFVLVGDHEQLPPVVRAENRLRESLFQRLIEEHPEAGVMLDRQYRMSQRIQAFSSREFYDGKLRPATPAVAGQTLGDLGVAVDDLPPELRDAVSFVDPDGTREGNANPTEADRVAEVVDAYVAAGVDPDDIGVIAPFRAQVAEIGRRTDVTVDTVDRFQGSSKEVIVVSFVATGDLSSPIFEDTRRVNVALTRAKKALCLVGDADALVTEPFYERMLDWARR comes from the coding sequence GTGAACGTTCGCGGTCCCCTCCTGGAAGTCGGCGAGGTCCGGCAGGTGAGCACGCGCTACGGCGAGCGCGACCTCGCCGAGTTGACGGTGAAAGCTGACCGCGGCGCCGGTGACTCAGTCACCGTCACCTTGTGGGGGAAGTGGACCCACACCGCCGAGCACGCCGAGGAGGGGATGGAACTGCTCGTCACCGACGCCGAGCGCGACGACTACGGCGACCGAGAGGGGTACACCACCTCCTCGGAGTCGTACGTCGTCCTCGAGCCGGACTTCCTCGTCGACGTGACCGATATTCGGTCGTGGGTGCAGTGCCCGCGGATGTACTATCTGAACAAGCTCTCGGGCATCCCGCTGAACTACCCCGTCGTGAAGGGGACGGTCGTCCACGAGGTGTTCGGCGACCTCCTCCGGGGCGTGGACCTGGAGGAGTCGATCGACGACCGCGTCGCGGAGGCGGGCCTCGAGCTCGGCCTGCTCGGAATGGAGCGCGAGGAGGTCGTCGACGAGGTTCGGCGCAACGCCGCCGCGATCGAGGGATGGCTCAACCAGGGGACCCTCGCCACGGACGGCGTCGCGTCCGTGGGAGACGCAACCGGGTCCGCGGGCGGCGAACACGCGTCCGCGGACGGCGACGACGCCGCGAACGCCTCGCTCTCTGAGTGGGACGGCGGCCCCGACGAGTCGGAGTGGCGCTCGGAGTACACGCTGATATCGCCCACCTTCGGCATCAAGGGCCGCGCGGACGCGCTGCGCCGCGGACAACCCGTCGAGCTCAAGACGGGGAAGAACACGAACCGCGAGCCGCGCTTCCAGGACAAGATCCAGGCGGCCTGCTACGCGCTCCTCCTGCGCGAGCGCGGCGTCGACGCGGACACGGGCACGCTGCTGTACACCAAAAACACCGCGCTCGACCGCGGCGAGGAGTCCGGCGACCTCTCGCCGGCCAAGGAGTTCTCGGTCGGCAAGGGCCTGCTCGAGTTCGTCGTCCGCCAGCGCAACGAGATCGCCGCGACGGAGTTCGACATGTCCGTCCCGACGGGGTACGAGGCCGACGCGAAATGCGAGTACTGCTTCGAGCAGGACACGTGCATGGTCGTCTCGGGCCGTCTCGATCAGGAGTCGAAGGCCGGCCAGATCGGCACGGCGCTTCCCGAGGCGGAGCGCGAGTACTTCGAACAAACCTACCGCGCACTGGAGGAGGAGCGCCGCGAGACCCACGCGGAGTACCGGAAGCTCTGGGAACAGACCGCCGGGGAACGCGCAGCCGACGACCGCGCGCTGATCGATCTCGAGCCCGTCTCCGAGGAGCCGATCGGCGACGGCCGATGGCGGCTCACCGCCCGCAAGGACAGCGACGCCGTCTCGAAGCTCCGCGAGGGCGACGTGGCGCTGGCGTCCGACGGCGACCCGGCGTCGGGGCACTCCGAGTTGGGCCGCATCACGAAACTGAGCGACGAGGTCGTCGTGGAGACGGACGAGCCCGTGGAGCTGCACCGGCTCGACGTGTACCCCTCGGAGCTGTCGGTGTCGCGAATGCACACCGCGGTCCACGACTTCGTCCTCAAGGGCGACGCCGACCGAAAGGACGTGCTGTTCGGGCGGCGGGAGCCGGCGTTCGCCGACCGCAGTTCGACCGGTAAGCCGTTCATCGACAACAACGACGCGCAGAACGCCGCCGTCGAGCGCGCGGTCGACGCCGAGGATTTCGCGCTCGTCCACGGACCCCCCGGCACGGGCAAGACGTACACCATCGCCCGCATCGTCCAGGCGCTCGTCGAGCGGGGCGACCGGGTGCTCCTCTCGGCGTTCACGAACCGCGCGGTCGACAACGCCGTTGAGGCGCTGCAGGAGCAAGGCTTCGGGGACGTCCTGCGCGTCGGCACCGAGACGGGCGTCCGCGGCGACATGCAGGACCTCCGCCTCGTCACCCGCGGCGAGCCGAACGACCGCGCGGCGACACTGAACTCGGCGCCGGTCGTCGCAGCCACCACGTCCTCCTGTGGCTCGCGGACGATGCGCGAGCAGGCGTTCGATGTGGCGATCGTCGACGAGGCCTCCCAGCTCACCGAACCCGGGACGCTCGCGGCGACCAACCGCGCCGACCGCTTCGTGCTCGTGGGCGACCACGAGCAGCTCCCGCCGGTCGTGCGCGCCGAGAACCGGCTCCGAGAGTCGCTGTTCCAGCGGCTCATCGAGGAGCACCCCGAGGCGGGCGTGATGCTCGACCGACAGTACCGCATGAGTCAGCGTATCCAGGCGTTCTCCTCGCGGGAGTTCTACGACGGGAAGCTCCGTCCGGCGACGCCGGCGGTGGCCGGGCAGACGCTCGGGGACCTGGGCGTCGCCGTCGACGATCTCCCGCCGGAACTTCGCGACGCGGTGAGCTTCGTCGACCCCGACGGCACCCGTGAGGGCAACGCGAACCCGACTGAAGCCGACCGCGTCGCGGAGGTCGTCGACGCGTACGTCGCCGCCGGCGTCGACCCAGACGACATCGGCGTGATCGCGCCGTTCCGCGCGCAGGTCGCCGAGATCGGTCGTCGGACCGACGTGACGGTCGACACCGTCGACCGGTTCCAGGGATCGAGCAAGGAGGTGATCGTCGTCTCGTTCGTCGCCACCGGCGACCTCTCCTCGCCCATCTTCGAGGACACCCGCCGCGTCAACGTCGCGCTGACGCGCGCGAAGAAGGCGCTGTGTCTCGTCGGCGACGCCGACGCGCTCGTCACCGAGCCGTTCTACGAGCGGATGCTCGACTGGGCACGACGGTAG